The following coding sequences are from one Spea bombifrons isolate aSpeBom1 chromosome 13, aSpeBom1.2.pri, whole genome shotgun sequence window:
- the LOC128470984 gene encoding homeobox protein TGIF2-like, which produces MKATEHLYLKCHKSFPDKNGKRKRRGNLPKKSVNILRDWLSNHRLSAYPTEEEKRHLAKETNLTMLQICNWFINARRWILPEMLMTQGINPNLLGFGRKGTKKTSPPPSPASRVLVTASLPTTIVSAVPLVYSMSQPFPALATLSSDLLLQRVIPTIKAEEGGQSVLLSQHVRNSTSEVQIMQPKPLSHQILFNPEEKVSKLHILAHVASQCMEEMKSEEAKREAASSALSSLYNTESSPSK; this is translated from the exons ATGAAGGCTACAG AACATCTCTACTTGAAGTGCCATAAAAGCTTTCcagacaaaaatggcaaaaggaAACGACGTGGAAACCTCCCTAAAAAGTCTGTGAACATCCTGCGGGACTGGCTGTCTAACCATCGTCTAAGCGCCTACCCAACCGAGGAGGAGAAACGACATCTGGCCAAGGAGACCAATCTCACCATGCTACAG ATCTGTAACTGGTTCATTAATGCCCGCCGATGGATCTTACCCGAAATGCTCATGACTCAAGGGATAAACCCTAACTTGCTTGGCTTTGGCCGTAAAGGAACGAAGAAGACAAGCCCACCACCATCTCCAGCGTCTAGAGTTCTGGTTACAGCTTCTCTGCCCACCACAATAGTTTCGGCCGTCCCTCTGGTGTATTCCATGTCTCAGCCTTTTCCCGCGTTAGCCACGCTCAGTTCTGATCTGCTGTTGCAGCGCGTCATACCGACCATCAAGGCGGAAGAGGGTGGTCAGTCGGTGCTGCTATCTCAACATGTCAGAAACTCTACAAGCGAGGTTCAAATCATGCAACCCAAGCCTCTTTCCCACCAAATCCTCTTTAATCCAGAAGAAAAAGTTAGTAAATTGCATATCTTGGCTCACGTGGCCTCCCAGTGTATGGAAGAGATGAAATCAGAGGAGGCTAAAAGGGAGGCTGCCAGCTCTGCGCTCAGCTCTCTTTACAACACAGAGTCCTCTCCTTCCAAATAA
- the LOC128470983 gene encoding homeobox protein TGIF2-like — protein MDPKAGQVEEHLYLKCHKSFPDKNGKRKRRGNLPKKSVNILRDWLSNHRLSAYPTDEEKRHLAKETNLTMLQICNWFINARRRILPEMLMTQGINPNLLGFGRKGTKKRSPPPSPASRVLVTASLPTTIVSAVPLVYSMSQPFPALATLSSDLLLQRVIPTIKAEEGGQSVLLSQHVRNSTSEVQITPAKPLSHQILFNPEEKVSKLHILAHVASQCMEEMKSEEAKREAASSALSSLYNTESSPSK, from the exons ATGGACCCCAAGGCTGGCCAAGTTGAAG AACATCTCTACTTGAAGTGCCATAAAAGTTTTCcagacaaaaatggcaaaaggaAACGACGTGGAAACCTCCCTAAAAAGTCTGTGAACATCCTGCGGGACTGGCTGTCTAACCATCGTCTAAGCGCCTACCCAACCGATGAGGAGAAACGACATCTGGCCAAGGAGACCAATCTCACCATGCTACAG ATCTGTAACTGGTTCATTAATGCCCGTCGACGGATCTTACCTGAAATGCTCATGACTCAAGGGATAAACCCTAACTTGCTTGGCTTTGGCCGTAAAGGAACGAAGAAGAGAAGCCCACCACCATCTCCAGCGTCTAGAGTTCTGGTTACAGCTTCTCTGCCCACCACAATAGTTTCGGCCGTCCCTCTGGTGTATTCCATGTCTCAGCCTTTTCCCGCGTTAGCCACGCTCAGTTCTGATCTGCTGTTGCAGCGCGTCATACCGACCATCAAGGCGGAAGAGGGTGGTCAGTCGGTGCTGCTATCTCAACATGTCAGAAACTCTACAAGCGAGGTTCAAATCACGCCAGCCAAGCCTCTTTCCCACCAAATCCTCTTTAATCCagaagaaaaagtaagtaaGTTGCATATCTTGGCTCACGTGGCCTCCCAGTGTATGGAAGAGATGAAATCAGAGGAGGCTAAAAGGGAGGCTGCCAGCTCTGCGCTCAGCTCTCTTTACAACACAGAGTCCTCTCCTTCCAAATAA
- the MYL9 gene encoding myosin regulatory light polypeptide 9 has translation MSSKKTKAKTTKKRPQRATSNVFAMFDQSQIQEFKEAFNMIDQNRDGFIDKEDLHDMLASMGKNPSDEYLEGMMSEAPGPINFTMFLTMFGEKLNGTDPEDVIRNAFACFDEECTGFINEDHLRELLTTMGDRFTDEEVDEMYREAPIDKKGNFNYVEFTRILKHGAKDKDD, from the exons ATGTCCAGCAAGAAGACCAAGGCAAAGACCACCAAGAAACGTCCTCAGAGGGCGACATCCAATGTGTTCGCCATGTTTGACCAGTCTCAGATTCAGGAGTTTAAAGAGGCCTTCAACATGATTGACCAAAACAGGGACGGATTCATCGACAAGGAGGATCTGCATGATATGCTGGCTTCTATGG GTAAGAACCCTTCTGACGAGTACTTGGAAGGGATGATGAGCGAGGCTCCCGGCCCTATTAACTTCACCATGTTCTTAACCATGTTTGGAGAGAAACTGAACGGAACAGACCCTGAGGATGTGATCAGGAACGCATTTGCCTGCTTCGACGAAGAGTGCACAG GTTTCATCAATGAAGACCACTTGAGGGAGCTTCTCACTACGATGGGAGACCGATTCACAGACGAAGAGGTGGACGAGATGTACAGAGAGGCCCCCATCGACAAGAAGGGCAACTTCAATTACGTGGAATTCACCCGCATCCTGAAACACGGAGCCAAGGATAAGGACGACTAG